From the Chryseobacterium fluminis genome, the window ACAGACCAAGAACCATGTCCTGAGATGGTACCGTAATAGGAGAACCGTTTGCCGGGTTCAGGATGTTCTGAGAACCTAACATGAGTAACTGAGCTTCAAGGATCGCTTCAGGACCTAACGGTAAATGTACCGCCATCTGGTCACCATCGAAATCGGCGTTGAATGCTGTTGTTACCAACGGGTGAAGCTGGATAGCCTTACCTTCGATCATCTTAGGCTGGAAAGCCTGGATCCCCAGTCTGTGAAGCGTAGGTGCTCTGTTCAGAAGAACAGGGTGACCTTTCATCACGTTTTCAAGGATATCATATACTACAGGTTCTTTTCTATCGATGATTCTCTTTGCAGATTTTACTGTTTTTACGATCCCTCTCTCAATTAGTTTTCTGATGATGAATGGTTTGTAAAGCTCTGCAGCCATATCTTTAGGGATACCACATTCGTGAAGCTGTAAGTTTGGACCTACAACAATTACCGAACGCGCCGAGTAATCTACCCTTTTCCCCAATAAGTTCTGACGGAAACGACCCTGCTTACCTTTCAATGAATCAGAAAGTGATTTCAATGGTCTGTTTGATTCAGATTTTACGGCTGAAGATTTTCTTGTATTATCGAACAATGAATCTACGGATTCCTGAAGCATACGCTTCTCGTTTCTCAAGATTACTTCAGGAGCTTTGATCTCCAATAATCTCTTCAAACGGTTATTTCTGATAATAACTCTTCTGTAAAGGTCATTTAAGTCAGAAGTAGCGAAACGTCCTCCATCCAATGGAACCAATGGTCTTAATTCCGGTGGAATAACCGGAAGTACACGCATAATCATCCACTCCGGTCTGTTGATCATTCTTGTATTGGCACCTCTCAATGCTTCTACCACGTTCAATCTTTTCAGGGCTTCAGTTCTTCTCTGTTTTGAACCTTCATTGTGAGCTTTGTGTCTCAGGTCGAAAGACAATGCATCAAGATCGATTCTTTTTAACAGATCTTCCACTGCTTCAGCACCCATTCTGGCGATGAATTTGTTTGGATCGGAATCATCAAGATACTGGTTTTCCACAGGAAGAGTTTCCATGATATCAAGGTACTCTTCTTCAGTAAGGAATTCCATATTGTCAAAATCGGAACCGTCTAATTTTTTAGCAATACCCTGCTGAATCACTACATACCTTTCGTAGTAGATGATCATATCTAATTTCTTAGAAGGAATTCCTAAAAGGTAACCGATTTTGTTCGGTAAAGAACGGAAATACCAGATGTGAGCGATAGGAACTACCAGATTGATATGTCCGATTCTCTCTCTACGTACTTTCTTCTCCGTAACTTCTACTCCACAACGGTCACAAACGATGCCTTTGTAACGAATTCTCTTGTATTTACCACAAGCACATTCGTAATCCTTTACAGGTCCAAAGATTTTTTCACAGAACAAACCGTCTCTTTCAGGCTTATGCGTTCTGTAGTTAATGGTTTCCGGCTTAAGCACCTCTCCTCTTGAGTCCTGTAAAATAGACTCCGGAGAAGCTAAACCGATGGTTATTTTATTAAATCTACTTGATTTATTTTTATTTGACATTTGTTGGATTTTAAATTTTAGATTTTAGATTTTAGATTAACTTCTGAATGTCCCCATTCAACATTTATAATTTAAAATTTAAAATTATTCCTCTAGTCTTACGTCTAATCCAAGACCTTGTAACTCGTGAAGTAATACATTGAATGACTCCGGAATACCTGGTTCAGGCATCGATTCACCTTTTGCAATAGCTTCATAAGTTTTTGCTCTACCAATCACGTCATCTGACTTCACCGTCAAGATCTCTCTCAGGATATTAGATGCTCCGAATGCTTCAAGAGCCCAAACCTCCATCTCTCCGAATCTCTGACCTCCGAACTGAGCTTTACCTCCTAACGGCTGCTGAGTGATCAGCGAGTAAGGTCCGATAGAACGTGCGTGCATTTTGTCATCAACCATGTGACCTAATTTCAACATATAGATAATACCTACCGTTGCAGCCTGAGTAAATCTTTCTCCGGTACCTCCATCATAAAGATACGTGTGACCGAATTTCGGAAGACCTGCTTTCTCTGTATACTCCGTGATCTGATCAAGAGTAGCCCCATCAAAGATCGGTGTAGCGAACTTCATTCCCAGTTTCTGACCGGCCCATCCAAGAACGGTTTCATAAATCTGTCCGATGTTCATACGGGAAGGTACCCCTAGTGGATTCAATACGATATCTACCGGTGTTCCGTCTTCCAGGAATGGCATATCTTCTTCACGAACGATTCTGGAAACGATACCTTTGTTACCGTGACGTCCAGCCATCTTATCTCCTACGTTCAGTTTACGCTTTTTAGCAATATAAACTTTAGCCAGCTTCATGATTCCTGCCGGAAGTTCATCTCCGATAGAAATGGCAAATTTCTCACGGTTTTTAACTCCCTGGATATCGTTGAATTTGATTTTGTAATTATGGATTAACTGTTTGATTAATTCATTCTTATCATTATCAACCGTCCAGTCGGAACCGCTAACGTTTACATAATCTTCCACTGAAGTCAGTAATTTATGAGTGAATTTCACTCCCTTACCGATGATTTCCTCATCCAGGTCATTGGTAACTCCCTGAGAAGTTTTACCGCTTACCAGTGTATTTAATTTTTCAATTAAAGTATTTCTCAACTCGTCAAACTTAGCCTTGTAAGTGTTTTCAATCTCTTCAAGCTTAAGTTTTTCTTCAGTTCTTTTCTTTTTATCTTTAATGTTTCTTGAGAACAGTTTTTTGTTGATCACAACTCCTCTCAATGAAGAGTCAGCTTTCAATGAAGCATCCTTCACATCACCGGCTTTATCACCAAAGATTGCTCTCAGAAGTTTTTCTTCAGGAGTCGGGTCAGATTCACCTTTTGGAGTGATCTTACCGATCATAATATCTCCAGGCTTCACTTCGGCACCAATTCTGATCATCCCGTTTTCATCAAGATCTTTAGTCGCTTCTTCAGAAACGTTTGGAATATCTGCTGTCAGTTCTTCCATACCTAATTTGGTATCACGAACTTCAAGAGAATACTCATCTACGTGGATTGAAGTAAACCAGTCTTCACGAACAACTTTTTCGTTGATTACGATCGCATCCTCGAAGTTGTATCCTTTCCAAGGCATGAACGCCACCACTAAGTTTCTACCAAGAGCCAATTCTCCTTTTTCTGTAGCATAACCGTCACAAAGTACCTGTCCTTTTTCCACTACATCACCTACTCTTACGTTTGGTCTCAGGGTAATGGTTGTACTTTGGTTGGTTTTTCTGAACTTAGTTAAGTTATATGTTTTAGTAGCCGACTCGAACTGTACCAAATCTTCGTCTTCACTTCTTTCATATTTAATCGTGATCTTATCTGCATCTACATATTCTACCGTACCTGTTCCTTCAGCATTGATCAGAATTCTTGAATCTTTCGCCACCTGCTGTTCCAGGCCTGTACCTACAATCGGAGCCTGTGGCTTCAACAAAGGAACTGCCTGACGCATCATGTTGGATCCCATCAATGCACGGTTCGCATCATCATGTTCCAGGAACGGAATTAATGAAGCAGAAATACCGGAGATCTGGTTCGGTGCAACATCGATAAGGTTTACCTGTGAAGGCTCCACTACCGGATAGTCACCATCCAGTCTTGCAATAATTCTGTCTGTTAAGAATTCACCGTTATCATTCAGCTCAACGTTTGCCTGAGCAATTACTTTGTCTTCTTCATCTTCTGCATTCAGATAAATAGGATCAGCTGCAAGATCGATCTTACTGTCTTCTACTTTTCTGTATGGCGTTTCGATGAAACCTAGTCTGTTGATCTTAGCATAGATCCCTAAAGATGAAATCAAACCGATGTTTGGTCCTTCCGGAGTTTCAATCGGGCAGATTCTTCCGTAGTGGGTATGGTGAACGTCACGAACCTCGAAACCTGCTCTTTCTCTTGATAAACCTCCAGGCCCTAGTGCAGAAAGTCTACGCTTGTGCGTGATTTCTGACAGCGGGTTGGTCTGGTCCATAAACTGAGACAGCTGGTTGGTACCGAAGAACGAGTTGATTACTGATGTTAAAGTTTTAGCATTAACAAGATCAAGCGGAGTAAAGATTTCGTTATCTCTAACGTTCATTCTCTCTTTAATCGTTCTCGCGATTCTTGAAAGACCAACGCCGAACTGTCCTGCCAACTGCTCACCTACCGTTTTAATTCTTCTGTTTGATAAGTGATCGATATCATCCACATCTGTTTTTGAGTTGACCAACTCAATTAAGTGTCTTACAATCGCAATAATATCTTCTTTCGTAAGAACTTCAGTAGTTGTCGGAATATTCAGACTTAATTTTTTATTTAATCTGTAACGTCCTACTTCCCCTAAAGAGTATCTCTGCTCGGAGAAGAATAATTTTTCAATAATTCCTCTTGCCGTTTCCTCATCTGGCGGATCTGCATTTCTTAACTGACGGTAAATATACTCTACTGCTTCTTTTTCAGAGTTCGTAGGGTCTTTCTGTAATGTATTCTGAATAATAGAGAATTCATTGCTGTTTTCTTTGTGAATCAGGATCGATTTCACACCGGCATCCAGGATAAGATCCAAATGTTCTTTTTCCAGGATTGTTTCTCTGTCCAGGATGATCTCGTTTCTTTCAATAGAAACTACTTCCCCTGTATCTTCGTCTACGAAATCTTCGAACCATGTGTTCAGTACTCTCGCAGCCAATGTTCTTCCTTCTACTTTTTTAAGAGCAGCTTTAGAAACTTTTACTTCTTCTGCAAGGTCGAAGATCTGAAGGATATCCTTATCAGATTCGAAACCGATAGCTCTTAATAAAGTCGTTAATGGTAATTTTTTCTTACGGTCGATATACGCGTACATAACGCTGTTGATATCGGTTGTAAATTCCATCCAAGATCCTTTAAAAGGAATAATTCTTGAATAATACAATTTAGTTCCGTTAGCGTGGTAGGTCTGTCCGAAGAATACACCGGGTGAACGGTGAAGCTGCGTAACAATAACTCTTTCAGCACCATTGATGATGAAAGATCCACTAGGCGTCATATAAGGAACCGGGCCTAAATAAACATCCTGAACCACAGTCTGGAAATCCTCGTGCTCAGGGTCTGTACAATACAATTTAAGTCTTGCTTTAAGAGGAACGGAATACGTTAATCCTCTTTCCACACACTCATCGATTGAATAACGTGGAGAATCTACCAGATAATCTAAGAATTCCAGTACAAACTGGTTTCTTGAATCGGTAATCGGGAAATTTTCTTGGAACGTCTTGTAAAGACCTTCACTTCTTCTGTCTTCAGGAAGAGTATCAAGCTGGAAAAACTCACTGAAAGACTCGATCTGGATATCCAGGAAGTCAGGAGTGATGATTTTTCCTTTCGCTGAAGAGAAGTTGATTCTCTGATTTCCCCTAGATGTTGCTGTTGTTTTACTCATAAAACTTTTAAGAAAGGGTTAAAAAATATTTTGATTAATTACAAAAATATCAGAAGAAGAACAAGAAACAAGGTAAAAGTAATAAGGTAAAGTGTTTTGGCGCTCACGAAAGACCTTGGGCTCTTTTAACTTTGTACTTGGCTCTTTCCAACTGCAACACTGGTATATCTTTTCACAGCGTAATGCAAAATATTTTTATTACTTTTGAAACAAACTTGCCGGAATATCTATATATGCAAAAGCCCTTTCATTTTTTATGAAAGAGTTAAAATTCAATATTTTATAGATTTACAAACAATGATTCGCGCCAAAAGAGAATGCAAATATACAAAAATAATTCTACGATTACAAGTTTTTCATAAAAATAAATTAGGTAACAGACATTCGTTGTTTAGCTTACCTCATTGCAACGATCAACAATAAAAGATTAATCATATATTATAACAAAAAAGCCTGAGCAAAAACTCAGGCTTTATATTTCAGGTAAACTGGAATTATTATTTCAATTCTACTTCAGCACCAGCTTCTTCTAATTGCTTCTTAAGCGCTTCAGCTTCGTCTTTAGAGATTCCTTCCTTGATAGGTGCAGGAGCTCCGTCTACGATATCTTTAGCTTCTTTAAGACCAGCACCAGTTAAATCTTTTACCAATTTAACGATAGCTAATTTAGAAGCACCTGCAGACTTAAGAATTACGTCGAATTCCGTTTTTTCTTCAGCAGCTTCTCCACCACCTGCAGCAACTACTACAGCAGCAGCAGCTGGCTCAATTCCGTACTCATCCTTAAGGATAGTTGCTAATTCGTTTACGTCTTTTACTGTTAAGTTTACTAGCGTTTCAGCTAAATTTTTTAAATCTGACATTGTTGTAATGTTTTTGTTGATTATGTATTATTTTTTGAGTCTAATTATTCAGCAGCTGGCGTTTCGTCAGTGCTTTCTGCAGCAGGAGCTTCCGGAGCTTCAGCAGCAGGAGTTTCTTCCGCAGCAGGTGCAGCTTCTTCAGCTTTAGCTTCTACTGTTTCAGGCTTGTTTTGAAGAGCAGAAACAACTCTTTGAATTGGAGATTGAAGCAATCCGATGATTTCACCGATCATTTCTTCTCTAGACTTGATATTAGCTAACGCGTCCAGGTTGTTATCACCAACATAGAAAGTTTCCTGAACAAAAGCAGACTTCAGTGCCGGCTTTTCTTCTTTCTTTCTGAATCCCTGGATTAATTTAGCCGGACCGTTTGCCGTCTCAGAAATCATTAATGCAGAGTTTCCTTTAAAAGTCTGGAACATTTCAGAGTAATCTACTCCTTCCATTTGCTCCATTGCTTTTTGTAAAAGTGTATTTTTTACTACTTTTACTTTGATATTTTGTTTGAAAGCCTGTCTTCTGAATTCTGAAGACTTAGCAGCGTTCAATCCGTCTAGATCTGCTACGTATACTACTTTTGCATCCTGAAGCAAGTCTTTGATCTCTTGTATTGCTACAACTTTTTGGTCTTTTGTCATTGTCTTAAGGATTTATATTAGTTTACAGATTTAGTATCAATTGCAATACCCGGGCTCATTGTAGAAGACAAATAAATGCTCTTTACATAAGTTCCTTTAGCAGCAGTCGGCTTCATTTTGATCAATGTAGAAATTAATTCCTGAGCATTTTCCTTGATCTTAGCAGCATCGAAAGATACTTTACCAATACCAGCGTGGATAATACCGTATTTGTCTACTTTGAAGTCAATTTTACCTGCTTTTACTTCAGTTACTGCTTTACCAATTTCCATAGTTACAGTACCTGATTTAGGGTTAGGCATCAAACCTCTTGGTCCTAATACTCTACCCAAAGGTCCTAATTTACCCATAACAGCCGGCATGGTAACGATAACGTCAACATCTGTCCAACCGTCTTTGATTTTTTGTAAATACTCATCAAGACCCACATAATCAGCACCCGCTTCTTTAGCTTCTGCTTCTTTATCTGGAGTTACTAAAGCCAAAACTTTAACATCTTTACCAGTTCCGTGAGGAAGAGATACTACACCTCTTACCATTTGGTTTGCTTTTCTCGGATCTACTCCTAATCTTACAGCGATATCTACAGAAGCATCAAACTTTGCCGTGTTCACTTCTTTTACAAGAGCTGAACCTTCTTCAAGATTATAGATTCTTCCTTTTTCTACTTTGCTTAAAGCTTCCTTTTGCTTTTTCGTTAATTTTGCCATTTCTATTAGTTTTAAGCGTTAAAAGTTGGTTTAGTTCCTGTTACTCTTAATCCCATAGATCTAGCAGTACCTGCAACCATAGAAACTGCAGAATCCATTGTGAAACAGTTAAGATCTGCCATTTTGTCTTCAGCGATTTTTTTCACCTGATCCCAAGATACAGCACCTACTTTGTTTCTGTTTGGTTCTCCGGATCCTCCTTTGATTTTAGCTGCATCCATAAGCTGGATCGCTGCAGGTGGAGTTTTAATAACGAATTCAAAAGATTTGTCTTCGTATACTGTAATTACTACAGGTAAAACTTGCCCTGGCTTATCTTGGGTTCTTCCGTTAAATTGCTTACAAAACTCCATGATGTTCACACCTGCAGAACCCAAAGCTGGACCTACTGGTGGAGAAGGGTTGGCAGCGCCACCTTTCACCTGAAGTTTTACCATTTTAAAGACTTTTTTAGCCATTTTTTGTTTTTTAAATTTGAATAATTAATGAGTTTGGAAGCATTTATTATTCAGCAGATTACCTACTCACATACAGTAAATCTACTTTTCGGATTGCAAAATTATGAAATATTTTTGAAATAGCAAATGGAAATTACTGATTTTTAGTAAGATTATGTGAAAAAATATTTTTTAATGTAAAACATGCCGTTACCATGTATCTGAAGAAGTCACATTCCGTCAGGTAGTATCGTTAGGCTGAATCCAGAATCATACTGATTTAAATCGCTGCGCAATAATGAGTGAAGAAAGAATACTTAGGAATAAAAAAAGACCGCAAAAGCGGTCCTGATATCTTGCAGTATAATGAATTATACTTTTTCTACTTGCATATAGCTCAACTCCATTGGCGTTTTTCTACCGAAGATCAAAACAGAAACCTCAATTTTCTTTTTATCTTCAAGAATTTTCTCAATCGTTCCGTTGAATCCGTTGAAAGGTCCGTCTATTACTTTCACGTTTTCCCCTACAATGTATGGAATCTCAAGATCGCTTGCAAATTCTGAAAGCTCATCCATTCTTCCCAACATTCTGTTTACCTCAGATTTTCTCATTGGAACAGGATCTCCGCCTTTTGTCAAACTCAGGAAAGAAATAACTCCCGGAATATTTTTGATAACGTGAGGAATCTCTCCCATCAGATCAGCTTCAATCATTAAGTATCCAGGATAGTAAGGTCTTTCTTTAGGAACTTTTTTTCCGTTTCTGATCTGAATAACCTTTTCCATAGGAATCACCACCTGAGTAACGTACTGCTCAAACCCTAAACGTTTGATTTCTGTCTCAATATAGTTTTTCACTTTATTTTCCTGTCCGCTGATTGCTTTCAGCACATACCATTTCAATTCGCTCATTATGGGAAAATACTTTTATAATTAATTGAACAAGTTGATTAGCATTCCTATTATGTTGCTGATTGCTTTAGAAAACAATTCATCAACTCCAAAAGTAAATAAAGCCAGAATTACCGTTGCAATCGTTACTACAATAGTAGAAGACTGCAGATCAGCCCATTTCGGCCATTCAACTTTATGTCTGAATTCGTTATAAGAACCTTTTAAAAAATCGACAAATGAACTCATAATTTATATTTGCACGGGCACAAGGATTCGAACCCTGATCAACGGTTTTGGAGACCGGTATCCTACCATTGGACGATGCCCGTAATTAAAAAAGCTTCCGTAAGAAAGTTCCTTACGGAAGCTTAATTTATTTTAAGATATTAATCTAAGATTTCAGTAACCTGACCTGAACCAACTGTTCTACCTCCTTCTCTGATCGCAAATCTAAGACCTACGTTAAGAGCGATTGGCTGTAACAATTCTACAGTGATCTCTAAGTTATCACCAGGCATTACCATTTCTACTCCTTCTGGTAAGAAGATCTCACCTGTAACGTCAGTAGTTCTTACATAGAACTGAGGACGATACTTGTTGTGGAATGGAGTGTGACGTCCACCTTCTTCCTTAGAAAGGATATAAACAGAAGCTTTGAATTTTTTGTGTGGTTTAACAGAATCTTTCTTAGCGATTACCATACCTCTCTTGATGTCGGTTTTTTCAATACCTCTCAACAATAGACCTACGTTATCACCAGCTTCACCTCTGTCAAGGATTTTTCTGAACATCTCAACCCCTGTAATTGTAGAAGTTAATTTCTCGTCACCCATACCAACGATATCAACAGGATCTCCAGTGTTGATAACACCAGCTTCGATTCTACCAGTTGCTACAGTACCTCTACCTGTAATAGAGAATACGTCTTCGATTGGCATCAAGAATGGCTTATCAGTATCTCTTGGTGGTTGCTCGATCCAAGTATCAACAGCATCCATCAATTCTTCAACGCTTTTGAACCATTTATCTTCAGTATCAGGAGTAGCTGCTGTAGCTGCTGTAAGAGCACCTAATGCAGAACCTTGGATAACTGGAGAGTTGTCTCCGTCAAATTCGTAAGTAGATAATAAGTCTCTAAGCTCCATTTCAACAAGCTCTAATAACTCAGCATCGTCTACCATGTCAACTTTGTTCATGAAAACAACAATTCTAGGTACGTTTACCTGACGGCAAAGTAGGATATGTTCTCTAGTCTGAGGCATAGGACCGTCAGTTGCAGCACATACTACGATAGCACCATCCATCTGAGCAGCACCCGTTACCATGTTCTTTACGTAATCCGCGTGACCTGGACAGTCAACGTGAGCATAGTGTCTTTTTTCAGTTTCGTATTCGATGTGAGCAGTATTGATAGTAATACCTCTTTCTTTTTCTTCTGGAGCAGAGTCAATTGCAGAGAAGTCTTTTTTCTCAGCAAGACCTTTGCTAGCTAATACAGCAGAAATAGCAGCTGTAAGAGTAGTTTTACCATGGTCAACGTGACCAATAGTACCAATGTTCAA encodes:
- the rplJ gene encoding 50S ribosomal protein L10, whose protein sequence is MTKDQKVVAIQEIKDLLQDAKVVYVADLDGLNAAKSSEFRRQAFKQNIKVKVVKNTLLQKAMEQMEGVDYSEMFQTFKGNSALMISETANGPAKLIQGFRKKEEKPALKSAFVQETFYVGDNNLDALANIKSREEMIGEIIGLLQSPIQRVVSALQNKPETVEAKAEEAAPAAEETPAAEAPEAPAAESTDETPAAE
- the nusG gene encoding transcription termination/antitermination protein NusG, whose protein sequence is MSELKWYVLKAISGQENKVKNYIETEIKRLGFEQYVTQVVIPMEKVIQIRNGKKVPKERPYYPGYLMIEADLMGEIPHVIKNIPGVISFLSLTKGGDPVPMRKSEVNRMLGRMDELSEFASDLEIPYIVGENVKVIDGPFNGFNGTIEKILEDKKKIEVSVLIFGRKTPMELSYMQVEKV
- the rplK gene encoding 50S ribosomal protein L11; the protein is MAKKVFKMVKLQVKGGAANPSPPVGPALGSAGVNIMEFCKQFNGRTQDKPGQVLPVVITVYEDKSFEFVIKTPPAAIQLMDAAKIKGGSGEPNRNKVGAVSWDQVKKIAEDKMADLNCFTMDSAVSMVAGTARSMGLRVTGTKPTFNA
- the tuf gene encoding elongation factor Tu; this encodes MAKETFNRNKPHLNIGTIGHVDHGKTTLTAAISAVLASKGLAEKKDFSAIDSAPEEKERGITINTAHIEYETEKRHYAHVDCPGHADYVKNMVTGAAQMDGAIVVCAATDGPMPQTREHILLCRQVNVPRIVVFMNKVDMVDDAELLELVEMELRDLLSTYEFDGDNSPVIQGSALGALTAATAATPDTEDKWFKSVEELMDAVDTWIEQPPRDTDKPFLMPIEDVFSITGRGTVATGRIEAGVINTGDPVDIVGMGDEKLTSTITGVEMFRKILDRGEAGDNVGLLLRGIEKTDIKRGMVIAKKDSVKPHKKFKASVYILSKEEGGRHTPFHNKYRPQFYVRTTDVTGEIFLPEGVEMVMPGDNLEITVELLQPIALNVGLRFAIREGGRTVGSGQVTEILD
- the rplL gene encoding 50S ribosomal protein L7/L12 produces the protein MSDLKNLAETLVNLTVKDVNELATILKDEYGIEPAAAAVVVAAGGGEAAEEKTEFDVILKSAGASKLAIVKLVKDLTGAGLKEAKDIVDGAPAPIKEGISKDEAEALKKQLEEAGAEVELK
- the rplA gene encoding 50S ribosomal protein L1 — protein: MAKLTKKQKEALSKVEKGRIYNLEEGSALVKEVNTAKFDASVDIAVRLGVDPRKANQMVRGVVSLPHGTGKDVKVLALVTPDKEAEAKEAGADYVGLDEYLQKIKDGWTDVDVIVTMPAVMGKLGPLGRVLGPRGLMPNPKSGTVTMEIGKAVTEVKAGKIDFKVDKYGIIHAGIGKVSFDAAKIKENAQELISTLIKMKPTAAKGTYVKSIYLSSTMSPGIAIDTKSVN
- the rpoB gene encoding DNA-directed RNA polymerase subunit beta; its protein translation is MSKTTATSRGNQRINFSSAKGKIITPDFLDIQIESFSEFFQLDTLPEDRRSEGLYKTFQENFPITDSRNQFVLEFLDYLVDSPRYSIDECVERGLTYSVPLKARLKLYCTDPEHEDFQTVVQDVYLGPVPYMTPSGSFIINGAERVIVTQLHRSPGVFFGQTYHANGTKLYYSRIIPFKGSWMEFTTDINSVMYAYIDRKKKLPLTTLLRAIGFESDKDILQIFDLAEEVKVSKAALKKVEGRTLAARVLNTWFEDFVDEDTGEVVSIERNEIILDRETILEKEHLDLILDAGVKSILIHKENSNEFSIIQNTLQKDPTNSEKEAVEYIYRQLRNADPPDEETARGIIEKLFFSEQRYSLGEVGRYRLNKKLSLNIPTTTEVLTKEDIIAIVRHLIELVNSKTDVDDIDHLSNRRIKTVGEQLAGQFGVGLSRIARTIKERMNVRDNEIFTPLDLVNAKTLTSVINSFFGTNQLSQFMDQTNPLSEITHKRRLSALGPGGLSRERAGFEVRDVHHTHYGRICPIETPEGPNIGLISSLGIYAKINRLGFIETPYRKVEDSKIDLAADPIYLNAEDEEDKVIAQANVELNDNGEFLTDRIIARLDGDYPVVEPSQVNLIDVAPNQISGISASLIPFLEHDDANRALMGSNMMRQAVPLLKPQAPIVGTGLEQQVAKDSRILINAEGTGTVEYVDADKITIKYERSEDEDLVQFESATKTYNLTKFRKTNQSTTITLRPNVRVGDVVEKGQVLCDGYATEKGELALGRNLVVAFMPWKGYNFEDAIVINEKVVREDWFTSIHVDEYSLEVRDTKLGMEELTADIPNVSEEATKDLDENGMIRIGAEVKPGDIMIGKITPKGESDPTPEEKLLRAIFGDKAGDVKDASLKADSSLRGVVINKKLFSRNIKDKKKRTEEKLKLEEIENTYKAKFDELRNTLIEKLNTLVSGKTSQGVTNDLDEEIIGKGVKFTHKLLTSVEDYVNVSGSDWTVDNDKNELIKQLIHNYKIKFNDIQGVKNREKFAISIGDELPAGIMKLAKVYIAKKRKLNVGDKMAGRHGNKGIVSRIVREEDMPFLEDGTPVDIVLNPLGVPSRMNIGQIYETVLGWAGQKLGMKFATPIFDGATLDQITEYTEKAGLPKFGHTYLYDGGTGERFTQAATVGIIYMLKLGHMVDDKMHARSIGPYSLITQQPLGGKAQFGGQRFGEMEVWALEAFGASNILREILTVKSDDVIGRAKTYEAIAKGESMPEPGIPESFNVLLHELQGLGLDVRLEE
- the secE gene encoding preprotein translocase subunit SecE codes for the protein MSSFVDFLKGSYNEFRHKVEWPKWADLQSSTIVVTIATVILALFTFGVDELFSKAISNIIGMLINLFN